A genomic stretch from Scomber scombrus chromosome 8, fScoSco1.1, whole genome shotgun sequence includes:
- the clcc1 gene encoding chloride channel CLIC-like protein 1 isoform X1 codes for MLLIVLVCSLALSATGQQGQEDWIDPYDMLNYDASTKTMRKPAEPRNYQNVPTKRRQYDQDSSQPEPTQCKDEVEELKRQIEDQKKKITTLSQQPTCNPVFRRFLSRLLKEVQRVGLPSDTTDMVYDAKIRLSRQSMTEIQKLLDGEESWRTGALDDAISRILVDLKPHDYEAWKWRFEDTFGVELYTLLQVGLFVLVLMAIVCTQLWSTVSWFVQIKRLLIICFLVSIVWNWFYLYKIAFAEHQNNIVKMDSVNEKCTGMKKIDWSDNLREWARSTFTLQDDPCKKYYEVLMVNPILLVPPTKAISVTITTFFTEPLKHVGQGISEFLQALLKDMPITLQIPVLLTVMFTVLACCYGSVQGAFRYGIAAPLRRRRRRDPPLPPANQPQLPLQRTEDRNQLAGGDAPQQAPRQRLEQNQIRQRRFNQDREEPPRAVESLSRADVPFSEDEMDGEQREGSPVSEHTEQSLSAAESDPQSESESDNQQDTQEKLEGASASSGANRGAEANEAQSNTKPTDSTQEKAKPLKAYEKVSRDEPHRNATAARSQPAQPAQNLEAPDEDRTSSDSLTHVETLGISVQETLVE; via the exons ATGCTCCTCATCGTCCTGGTATGcagcctggctctgtctgcCACCGGGCAGCAGGGGCAGGAGGACTGGATAGACCCTTACGATATGCTCAACTACGATGCAAGTACCAAAACAATGAGGAAGCCCGCAGAG CCAAGAAACTATCAAAATGTGCCAACTAAAAGAAGACAGTACGATCAGGACTCCAGCCAACCTGAGCCAACGCAGTGTAAGGATGAAGTGGAAGAGTTAAAAAGACAG ATTGAAgatcaaaagaagaaaatcacgACCCTGTCACAGCAGCCTACATGCAATCCAGTGTTCAGGCGATTCCTTAGTAGACTCCTGAAGGAGGTACAAAGAGTTGGTTTG CCCAGTGACACCACAGACATGGTGTACGATGCCAAAATCAGACTGTCCAGACAATCTatgacagaaatacagaaacttCTGGATGGTGAAGAAAGCTGGAGAACAGGAGCTCTGGATGATGCCATCAGTCGGATACTAGTAGATCTTAAACCACATGACTATGAGGCCTGGAAGTGGCGTTTTGAAGACACCTTTGGCGTGGAGCTTTACACTCTCTTACAA GTGGGTCTGTTTGTTCTGGTTTTAATGGCCATCGTCTGCACTCAGCTGTGGTCAACAGTTTCCTGGTTTGTGCAGATCAAGAGACTGTTAATAATCTGCTTCTTAGTCAGTATTGTCTGGAACTGGTTCTATCTGTACAAG attgCCTTTGCTGAGCACCAAAACAATATAGTGAAGATGGACAGTGTCAATGAAAAATGCACAGGAATGAAGAAAATTGACTGGAGTGATAATTTGAGAG AGTGGGCGAGAAGCACCTTTACTCTTCAGGATGATCCTTGTAAGAAATACTATGAAGTCCTCATGGTCAACCCTATTCTGCTTGTACCTCCCACCAAA GCAATCTCAGTTACCATCACGACCTTCTTCACGGAGCCACTGAAACATGTTGGCCAGGGGATCAGTGAGTTTCTTCAAGCCCTCCTCAAAGATATGCCAATTACCCTGCAGATCCCAGTTCTTCTTACTGTCATGTTCACCGTTTTG GCATGCTGTTATGGAAGTGTGCAGGGAGCCTTCAGGTATGGCATTGCTGCGCCTCTGCGCCGCCGTCGTCGAAGAGATCCACCCCTTCCACCAGCGAACCAACCACAGCTTCCTCTTCAGAGGACTGAGGACCGTAACCAGCTAGCAGGAGGGGATGCACCACAGCAGGCCCCAAGGCAAAGATTAGAGCAGAACCAGATTCGTCAGAGGCGATTCAACCAAGACAGGGAAGAACCCCCTAGGGCAGTGGAATCCCTGAGCAGAGCCGACGTACCCTTCAGTGAGGATGAGATGGATGGTGAACAGCGTGAGGGAAGTCCTGTATCAGAGCACACAGAGCAgagtctctctgctgctgaaagTGATCCTCAAAGTGAGTCAGAATCAGACAACCAGCAGGACACACAAGAGAAGCTGGAAGGAGCGAGTGCTAGCAGTGGGGCTAACAGGGGAGCCGAAGCTAACGAGGCCCAATCAAACACTAAACCCACAGATTCAACTCAGGAAAAGGCCAAACCTTTGAAAGCATATGAGAAAGTTTCTCGAGACGAGCCCCACAGAAACGCAACAGCAGCCAGATCTCAGCCTGCACAACCTGCTCAG AACCTGGAAGCTCCAGATGAAGACAGAACGTCCTCTGACTCATTGACACATGTTGAAACACTCGGGATATCTGTTCAGGAGACATTAGTGGAATAG
- the clcc1 gene encoding chloride channel CLIC-like protein 1 isoform X2, with protein sequence MLLIVLVCSLALSATGQQGQEDWIDPYDMLNYDPRNYQNVPTKRRQYDQDSSQPEPTQCKDEVEELKRQIEDQKKKITTLSQQPTCNPVFRRFLSRLLKEVQRVGLPSDTTDMVYDAKIRLSRQSMTEIQKLLDGEESWRTGALDDAISRILVDLKPHDYEAWKWRFEDTFGVELYTLLQVGLFVLVLMAIVCTQLWSTVSWFVQIKRLLIICFLVSIVWNWFYLYKIAFAEHQNNIVKMDSVNEKCTGMKKIDWSDNLREWARSTFTLQDDPCKKYYEVLMVNPILLVPPTKAISVTITTFFTEPLKHVGQGISEFLQALLKDMPITLQIPVLLTVMFTVLACCYGSVQGAFRYGIAAPLRRRRRRDPPLPPANQPQLPLQRTEDRNQLAGGDAPQQAPRQRLEQNQIRQRRFNQDREEPPRAVESLSRADVPFSEDEMDGEQREGSPVSEHTEQSLSAAESDPQSESESDNQQDTQEKLEGASASSGANRGAEANEAQSNTKPTDSTQEKAKPLKAYEKVSRDEPHRNATAARSQPAQPAQNLEAPDEDRTSSDSLTHVETLGISVQETLVE encoded by the exons ATGCTCCTCATCGTCCTGGTATGcagcctggctctgtctgcCACCGGGCAGCAGGGGCAGGAGGACTGGATAGACCCTTACGATATGCTCAACTACGAT CCAAGAAACTATCAAAATGTGCCAACTAAAAGAAGACAGTACGATCAGGACTCCAGCCAACCTGAGCCAACGCAGTGTAAGGATGAAGTGGAAGAGTTAAAAAGACAG ATTGAAgatcaaaagaagaaaatcacgACCCTGTCACAGCAGCCTACATGCAATCCAGTGTTCAGGCGATTCCTTAGTAGACTCCTGAAGGAGGTACAAAGAGTTGGTTTG CCCAGTGACACCACAGACATGGTGTACGATGCCAAAATCAGACTGTCCAGACAATCTatgacagaaatacagaaacttCTGGATGGTGAAGAAAGCTGGAGAACAGGAGCTCTGGATGATGCCATCAGTCGGATACTAGTAGATCTTAAACCACATGACTATGAGGCCTGGAAGTGGCGTTTTGAAGACACCTTTGGCGTGGAGCTTTACACTCTCTTACAA GTGGGTCTGTTTGTTCTGGTTTTAATGGCCATCGTCTGCACTCAGCTGTGGTCAACAGTTTCCTGGTTTGTGCAGATCAAGAGACTGTTAATAATCTGCTTCTTAGTCAGTATTGTCTGGAACTGGTTCTATCTGTACAAG attgCCTTTGCTGAGCACCAAAACAATATAGTGAAGATGGACAGTGTCAATGAAAAATGCACAGGAATGAAGAAAATTGACTGGAGTGATAATTTGAGAG AGTGGGCGAGAAGCACCTTTACTCTTCAGGATGATCCTTGTAAGAAATACTATGAAGTCCTCATGGTCAACCCTATTCTGCTTGTACCTCCCACCAAA GCAATCTCAGTTACCATCACGACCTTCTTCACGGAGCCACTGAAACATGTTGGCCAGGGGATCAGTGAGTTTCTTCAAGCCCTCCTCAAAGATATGCCAATTACCCTGCAGATCCCAGTTCTTCTTACTGTCATGTTCACCGTTTTG GCATGCTGTTATGGAAGTGTGCAGGGAGCCTTCAGGTATGGCATTGCTGCGCCTCTGCGCCGCCGTCGTCGAAGAGATCCACCCCTTCCACCAGCGAACCAACCACAGCTTCCTCTTCAGAGGACTGAGGACCGTAACCAGCTAGCAGGAGGGGATGCACCACAGCAGGCCCCAAGGCAAAGATTAGAGCAGAACCAGATTCGTCAGAGGCGATTCAACCAAGACAGGGAAGAACCCCCTAGGGCAGTGGAATCCCTGAGCAGAGCCGACGTACCCTTCAGTGAGGATGAGATGGATGGTGAACAGCGTGAGGGAAGTCCTGTATCAGAGCACACAGAGCAgagtctctctgctgctgaaagTGATCCTCAAAGTGAGTCAGAATCAGACAACCAGCAGGACACACAAGAGAAGCTGGAAGGAGCGAGTGCTAGCAGTGGGGCTAACAGGGGAGCCGAAGCTAACGAGGCCCAATCAAACACTAAACCCACAGATTCAACTCAGGAAAAGGCCAAACCTTTGAAAGCATATGAGAAAGTTTCTCGAGACGAGCCCCACAGAAACGCAACAGCAGCCAGATCTCAGCCTGCACAACCTGCTCAG AACCTGGAAGCTCCAGATGAAGACAGAACGTCCTCTGACTCATTGACACATGTTGAAACACTCGGGATATCTGTTCAGGAGACATTAGTGGAATAG
- the clcc1 gene encoding chloride channel CLIC-like protein 1 isoform X3 encodes MHTWISIEDQKKKITTLSQQPTCNPVFRRFLSRLLKEVQRVGLPSDTTDMVYDAKIRLSRQSMTEIQKLLDGEESWRTGALDDAISRILVDLKPHDYEAWKWRFEDTFGVELYTLLQVGLFVLVLMAIVCTQLWSTVSWFVQIKRLLIICFLVSIVWNWFYLYKIAFAEHQNNIVKMDSVNEKCTGMKKIDWSDNLREWARSTFTLQDDPCKKYYEVLMVNPILLVPPTKAISVTITTFFTEPLKHVGQGISEFLQALLKDMPITLQIPVLLTVMFTVLACCYGSVQGAFRYGIAAPLRRRRRRDPPLPPANQPQLPLQRTEDRNQLAGGDAPQQAPRQRLEQNQIRQRRFNQDREEPPRAVESLSRADVPFSEDEMDGEQREGSPVSEHTEQSLSAAESDPQSESESDNQQDTQEKLEGASASSGANRGAEANEAQSNTKPTDSTQEKAKPLKAYEKVSRDEPHRNATAARSQPAQPAQNLEAPDEDRTSSDSLTHVETLGISVQETLVE; translated from the exons ATGCACACATGGATAAGT ATTGAAgatcaaaagaagaaaatcacgACCCTGTCACAGCAGCCTACATGCAATCCAGTGTTCAGGCGATTCCTTAGTAGACTCCTGAAGGAGGTACAAAGAGTTGGTTTG CCCAGTGACACCACAGACATGGTGTACGATGCCAAAATCAGACTGTCCAGACAATCTatgacagaaatacagaaacttCTGGATGGTGAAGAAAGCTGGAGAACAGGAGCTCTGGATGATGCCATCAGTCGGATACTAGTAGATCTTAAACCACATGACTATGAGGCCTGGAAGTGGCGTTTTGAAGACACCTTTGGCGTGGAGCTTTACACTCTCTTACAA GTGGGTCTGTTTGTTCTGGTTTTAATGGCCATCGTCTGCACTCAGCTGTGGTCAACAGTTTCCTGGTTTGTGCAGATCAAGAGACTGTTAATAATCTGCTTCTTAGTCAGTATTGTCTGGAACTGGTTCTATCTGTACAAG attgCCTTTGCTGAGCACCAAAACAATATAGTGAAGATGGACAGTGTCAATGAAAAATGCACAGGAATGAAGAAAATTGACTGGAGTGATAATTTGAGAG AGTGGGCGAGAAGCACCTTTACTCTTCAGGATGATCCTTGTAAGAAATACTATGAAGTCCTCATGGTCAACCCTATTCTGCTTGTACCTCCCACCAAA GCAATCTCAGTTACCATCACGACCTTCTTCACGGAGCCACTGAAACATGTTGGCCAGGGGATCAGTGAGTTTCTTCAAGCCCTCCTCAAAGATATGCCAATTACCCTGCAGATCCCAGTTCTTCTTACTGTCATGTTCACCGTTTTG GCATGCTGTTATGGAAGTGTGCAGGGAGCCTTCAGGTATGGCATTGCTGCGCCTCTGCGCCGCCGTCGTCGAAGAGATCCACCCCTTCCACCAGCGAACCAACCACAGCTTCCTCTTCAGAGGACTGAGGACCGTAACCAGCTAGCAGGAGGGGATGCACCACAGCAGGCCCCAAGGCAAAGATTAGAGCAGAACCAGATTCGTCAGAGGCGATTCAACCAAGACAGGGAAGAACCCCCTAGGGCAGTGGAATCCCTGAGCAGAGCCGACGTACCCTTCAGTGAGGATGAGATGGATGGTGAACAGCGTGAGGGAAGTCCTGTATCAGAGCACACAGAGCAgagtctctctgctgctgaaagTGATCCTCAAAGTGAGTCAGAATCAGACAACCAGCAGGACACACAAGAGAAGCTGGAAGGAGCGAGTGCTAGCAGTGGGGCTAACAGGGGAGCCGAAGCTAACGAGGCCCAATCAAACACTAAACCCACAGATTCAACTCAGGAAAAGGCCAAACCTTTGAAAGCATATGAGAAAGTTTCTCGAGACGAGCCCCACAGAAACGCAACAGCAGCCAGATCTCAGCCTGCACAACCTGCTCAG AACCTGGAAGCTCCAGATGAAGACAGAACGTCCTCTGACTCATTGACACATGTTGAAACACTCGGGATATCTGTTCAGGAGACATTAGTGGAATAG